From one uncultured Paludibacter sp. genomic stretch:
- a CDS encoding conserved membrane hypothetical protein (Evidence 4 : Unknown function but conserved in other organisms), with amino-acid sequence MFENRRTYQDTRTTXVMTIWQKTFNXLLSIFRIFLGVVFVFSGFVKAIDPLGSTYKIQDYLTAFGGNFIPLLXLAFPTAIALSTLEFLIGVCXLFKIKLKQTSIVXLSFILIMLPLTLYIALKNPVTDCGCFGDALVISNWATFYKNLLFLALIITLLLFHKKLRNLFLPGVEWALILVFILFSVGLSIYSYRHLPMIDFRPYKVGVNIPEAMKVPEGKPTDKYDTKLIYEKDGVQQEFTIDNYPKDSTWKFVDQKTTLISKGFEPPIHNFEIVDAQENDITEDVIHYEGIVNLVIMYDVSKTSKAGADKAELLYDKAKQNGERFYALTGSTDEDIAEFVQQTKVTFPFYKTDPITLKTIIRANPGFVKIENGIIKGKWNWRDY; translated from the coding sequence ATGTTTGAAAACAGACGNACATACCAAGACACAAGAACAACAANAGTAATGACTATTTGGCAAAAAACATTTAATNTATTGTTGAGCATTTTTCGCATATTTTTGGGAGTTGTNTTTGTCTTTTCCGGTTTTGTAAAAGCGATTGATCCTCTCGGTTCCACATATAAAATTCAAGATTACCTTACGGCGTTTGGAGGAAACTTTATCCCGCTTCTTNCTTTGGCATTTCCCACGGCAATTGCACTTTCCACGCTCGAATTTTTAATCGGAGTGTGTTTNCTTTTCAAAATAAAGCTAAAACAAACTTCTATTGTTNCCCTTTCATTTATTTTGATAATGCTTCCGCTTACTCTTTACATTGCTCTGAAAAATCCAGTAACAGATTGCGGGTGTTTTGGCGATGCATTGGTAATAAGCAATTGGGCTACTTTTTATAAAAATCTCTTATTTTTAGCTTTAATAATAACCTTGTTGTTGTTTCATAAAAAACTTAGAAACCTTTTTCTCCCCGGCGTAGAATGGGCTTTAATACTGGTTTTTATACTTTTCAGCGTGGGATTATCCATTTACAGTTATCGTCATTTACCGATGATTGATTTTCGTCCGTATAAAGTAGGCGTAAACATTCCGGAGGCAATGAAAGTTCCCGAAGGTAAACCTACAGACAAATACGATACAAAATTAATTTATGAAAAAGATGGAGTTCAACAAGAATTTACCATTGATAATTATCCCAAAGACAGTACTTGGAAGTTTGTAGACCAGAAAACTACGCTTATTTCAAAAGGTTTTGAACCGCCTATACATAATTTTGAAATTGTTGACGCGCAGGAAAATGACATAACTGAAGATGTAATTCATTATGAAGGAATTGTAAATTTGGTTATAATGTACGATGTTTCTAAAACGTCAAAAGCAGGAGCTGATAAAGCTGAATTACTTTATGATAAAGCCAAACAAAATGGCGAGCGTTTTTATGCTCTAACCGGCTCAACCGATGAAGATATTGCAGAATTTGTACAGCAAACTAAAGTAACATTCCCTTTTTATAAAACAGACCCGATAACATTAAAAACCATTATACGTGCTAATCCCGGATTTGTGAAAATAGAAAACGGAATTATCAAAGGAAAATGGAACTGGAGAGACTATTAA
- a CDS encoding conserved hypothetical protein (Evidence 4 : Unknown function but conserved in other organisms): MNTTNQQYDHVTEICRNVFTKKLKDYGASWRILRSQSVTDQIFIKANRIRSIEMKGETKVNXGIXPELIGIVNYGVIGLIQLELGYSETVDLKDDKAIELYDKYIXQAKELMMAKNHDYDEAWRLMRTQSXTDLILTKVFRTKQIEDNEGSTLISEGIDANYFDMINYAVFGLIKMEF, from the coding sequence ATGAATACTACCAACCAACAATACGACCACGTAACTGAGATTTGTCGCAATGTTTTTACAAAAAAACTGAAAGATTACGGCGCTTCTTGGCGTATTCTTCGCTCACAATCTGTTACAGACCAAATATTTATAAAAGCAAACCGCATTCGGAGCATTGAAATGAAAGGCGAAACAAAAGTGAATGANGGAATTNGTCCCGAGTTGATTGGGATTGTGAATTATGGAGTTATTGGGTTGATACAGTTGGAATTAGGATATTCTGAAACAGTTGATTTGAAAGATGATAAAGCGATAGAATTGTATGATAAATACATTNCGCAAGCGAAAGAACTGATGATGGCGAAAAATCACGATTACGATGAAGCGTGGCGTTTAATGCGAACTCAATCGTANACCGATTTAATTTTGACGAAAGTTTTTCGTACGAAGCAAATTGAAGATAATGAGGGAAGTACGTTAATTTCCGAAGGNATTGACGCCAATTATTTCGATATGATAAATTATGCCGTTTTTGGTTTAATAAAGATGGAATTTTAA
- a CDS encoding Aminoglycoside phosphotransferase translates to MLSLRGLFKEQTGLPAQTQEQLTVSGSNXKYFRLKNDEISLIGVEGTSVEENRAFIYMARHFKKKGLPVPECLSVSKDELLYLQEDLGDTILFDYIKKGRLTGIFTPEEKAILHRTMELLPKIQVLGAEGFDFNKCYPQPEFNERSVLWDLNYFKYCFLKATGLEFQENRLEDNFEKMADFLLRSQTTTFMYRDFQSRNVMIKNGEPYFIDFQGGRKGPVYYDVASFLWQARAQYGELRDDXXXTYIQSLKXYMEVDETEFRHVLSHFXLFRXLQVLGAYGFRGYFEKKPHFXXSIPYALDNLREXVSQNDFSEYPYMMEVLREMSELKQFQDVNLHKPLVVKVYSFAYKKGIPNDDSGNGGGFVFDCRAVXNPGKYERYSSLTGLDDAVIEFLEKDGEIIQFLDNAYTMVDASIKRYIERRFTNLMICFGCTGGQHRSVYSAQKMAEHIHKKFGVEVQLVHREQNIENEFKATKKYA, encoded by the coding sequence ATGCTATCATTAAGAGGATTATTTAAAGAACAAACAGGTTTGCCAGCACAAACGCAAGAACAATTAACAGTTTCCGGTTCNAATNGAAAATATTTTCGTCTGAAAAATGACGAAATTTCACTTATCGGAGTGGAAGGAACTTCGGTGGAAGAAAATCGTGCTTTTATTTATATGGCTCGTCATTTTAAGAAGAAAGGTTTGCCTGTGCCGGAATGTTTGTCGGTTTCAAAAGACGAATTGCTCTATTTACAAGAGGATTTAGGAGATACTATTTTGTTTGACTATATAAAAAAAGGACGGCTTACCGGAATTTTTACTCCGGAAGAAAAAGCCATTCTTCATCGCACAATGGAATTGCTTCCAAAAATTCAAGTGCTTGGAGCTGAGGGTTTTGATTTTAATAAATGTTATCCGCAGCCGGAATTTAACGAACGTTCCGTTTTATGGGATTTGAATTATTTCAAATATTGTTTCTTAAAAGCAACCGGTTTAGAGTTTCAGGAAAACCGACTGGAAGACAATTTTGAAAAAATGGCGGATTTTCTGTTGCGTTCTCAAACCACTACGTTTATGTATCGTGATTTTCAGAGCCGAAATGTGATGATAAAAAACGGCGAGCCATATTTTATTGATTTTCAGGGAGGAAGAAAAGGACCTGTTTATTACGATGTGGCGTCTTTTCTTTGGCAGGCAAGAGCGCAATACGGNGAATTGAGAGATGATTTNNTAAANACNTACATTCAATCTCTTAAAAANTATATGGAGGTAGATGAAACGGAATTCAGACACGTTTTGAGTCATTTTATNCTTTTCAGATTNCTTCAAGTGCTCGGAGCGTATGGATTTAGAGGATATTTTGAGAAAAAACCACATTTTTTNCANAGCATTCCGTATGCGTTGGATAATTTGCGGGAATTNGTATCGCAAAATGATTTTTCAGAATATCCTTATATGATGGAGGTGTTGCGTGAAATGTCGGAACTGAAACAGTTTCAGGATGTTAATTTACACAAACCGCTGGTAGTAAAAGTATATAGTTTTGCTTATAAAAAAGGAATTCCNAACGATGACAGCGGAAACGGCGGCGGTTTTGTTTTTGATTGCCGCGCAGTAAANAATCCCGGGAAATATGAACGTTATTCTTCACTTACCGGATTGGATGATGCCGTAATTGAATTTTTAGAAAAAGACGGCGAAATTATCCAATTTCTCGATAATGCTTATACAATGGTGGATGCGTCTATAAAACGATATATCGAAAGACGTTTTACAAATTTAATGATATGTTTCGGATGCACCGGAGGACAACATCGTTCGGTTTATTCTGCACAAAAAATGGCGGAACATATTCATAAAAAATTTGGGGTGGAAGTGCAATTGGTTCATCGTGAACAAAATATTGAAAATGAATTCAAAGCGACAAAGAAATATGCTTAG
- the lysS gene encoding Lysine--tRNA ligase, producing MSIELSEQEQFRRQSLAELRNLGIDPYPAAEYPTNAFSADIKADFKDDEEPKRQVCVAGRIMSRRIMGKASFVELQDSKGRIQIYISRDDINTEAQPEMYNTVFKKLLDIGDFIGIKGFVFRTQMGEISVHAQELTVLSKSLKPLPIVKYKDGVAYDAFEDPEQRYRQRYVDLVVNDGIKDIFLKRTKVYNSMREYINNQGCIEVETPILQSIPGGASARPFITHHNALNIPLYMRIANELYLKRLIVGGFEGVYEFSKDFRXEGMDRTHNPEFTVMEIYVSYKDYNWMMNFTEKMVEKICLDVNGTTEIKVGDREISFKTPFKRVTMIDAIKEHTGIDINGMNEEQLREVCKKLNVEVDETMGKGKLIDEIFGEKCEGNYIQPTFITDYPIEMSPLCKRHRNNPELTERFELMVNGKELANAYSELNDPIDQLERFQEQLKLSEKGDDEAMFIDMDFVRSLEYGMPPTSGMGIGMDRLVMLMTGQQAIQEVLFFPQMKPEKVAAQDSTDKYIALGIPEEWIEVIKKAGITKVKDLKGLNPNKFHQDICGINKKNKLDLKNPSKEEVQMWVSNAENLA from the coding sequence ATGAGTATAGAATTAAGTGAACAAGAACAGTTCAGACGCCAAAGTTTGGCAGAATTACGCAACTTGGGAATTGATCCATATCCCGCAGCAGAATATCCTACAAATGCCTTCTCTGCCGACATAAAAGCCGATTTTAAAGATGATGAAGAACCAAAAAGACAAGTTTGCGTTGCAGGACGTATTATGAGTCGTCGTATTATGGGAAAGGCTTCGTTTGTGGAACTACAAGACAGTAAAGGAAGAATACAAATTTATATAAGCAGAGATGATATAAATACCGAAGCGCAACCCGAAATGTACAATACTGTTTTTAAAAAACTGTTGGATATCGGTGACTTTATCGGTATAAAAGGATTTGTTTTCCGCACACAAATGGGCGAAATTAGCGTGCACGCACAAGAATTAACGGTTTTGAGCAAATCGTTGAAACCGCTTCCGATTGTAAAATACAAAGACGGCGTTGCTTACGATGCTTTTGAAGATCCTGAACAACGTTACCGCCAACGTTATGTAGATTTGGTTGTAAACGATGGAATTAAGGATATTTTTTTAAAACGCACCAAAGTATATAACTCTATGCGTGAGTATATTAATAATCAGGGTTGTATCGAAGTTGAAACTCCTATTCTTCAGTCTATTCCGGGCGGTGCTTCAGCACGTCCTTTTATTACGCACCACAATGCGTTGAACATTCCTCTTTATATGCGCATTGCCAATGAATTATATTTGAAACGATTAATAGTAGGCGGATTTGAAGGCGTTTATGAATTTTCAAAAGATTTCCGTAANGAAGGAATGGACAGAACGCATAATCCTGAATTTACTGTGATGGAGATTTATGTGTCTTACAAAGATTACAATTGGATGATGAATTTCACCGAAAAAATGGTGGAAAAAATTTGTTTGGATGTAAACGGAACTACCGAAATTAAAGTTGGTGATCGTGAAATTAGTTTCAAAACACCATTCAAACGCGTTACAATGATTGACGCCATTAAAGAACATACCGGAATTGACATCAACGGAATGAATGAAGAACAGTTGCGCGAGGTTTGTAAAAAACTCAACGTGGAAGTAGATGAAACAATGGGAAAAGGCAAATTAATTGATGAAATATTTGGCGAAAAATGTGAAGGAAATTACATTCAACCCACCTTTATTACCGATTATCCGATTGAAATGAGTCCGTTGTGCAAACGCCACCGCAACAACCCTGAACTCACCGAACGTTTTGAATTGATGGTAAACGGAAAAGAGTTGGCAAATGCATATTCAGAACTAAATGATCCTATTGATCAGCTCGAACGTTTTCAGGAACAACTTAAACTGAGCGAAAAAGGCGACGACGAAGCTATGTTTATTGATATGGATTTTGTGCGTTCGTTGGAATATGGAATGCCGCCCACATCAGGTATGGGAATTGGTATGGACAGATTAGTGATGCTTATGACNGGTCAACAAGCTATTCAGGAAGTNCTTTTCTTCCCCCAAATGAAACCGGAAAAAGTAGCGGCACAAGATTCTACCGATAAATATATTGCACTTGGAATACCTGAAGAATGGATAGAAGTAATTAAAAAAGCAGGCATTACCAAAGTGAAAGATTTAAAAGGATTAAATCCAAATAAATTTCACCAGGATATTTGCGGTATTAACAAAAAAAATAAACTGGATCTCAAGAATCCATCAAAAGAAGAGGTGCAAATGTGGGTTTCAAATGCTGAAAATTTAGCATAA
- a CDS encoding Glycerol-3-phosphate dehydrogenase, which produces MVIESLEWNNPSVSLDTILSKSSRSSNENVRLAIMGGGSWATALAKMALTNLKSINWYMRRQEQIDEFLRSSKNPSYLTGVKFNTDRIHFSNDINKVVKNSDILVFATPSPFLKQHLKRLKRKLDDKIVISAIKGIVPEENLIISDYFHQYYSVPDENIAVIGGPCHAEEVALERLSYITIACKSRDKARFIAEKLSNEYIHTGISDDVFGLEYTSVMKNIYAIASGICHGLKYGDNFQAVLISNAAQEMERFCNAASPHHRDISESAFLGDLLVTAYSKFSRNRLFGTMIGKGYSVRTAQLEMEMIAEGYYAAKTIHELNEKFQVNMPIVDAVYEILYNRSSPVLEIKKLTENLK; this is translated from the coding sequence ATGGTTATAGAAAGCTTAGAGTGGAATAATCCCAGCGTTAGCTTAGATACAATTTTAAGTAAATCTTCCCGAAGCAGCAACGAAAATGTTCGTTTAGCTATTATGGGTGGAGGAAGTTGGGCTACAGCGTTGGCTAAAATGGCTTTAACCAACTTAAAATCAATTAATTGGTATATGAGGCGTCAGGAACAAATTGACGAATTTCTCCGTTCAAGCAAAAATCCTTCATACCTCACCGGCGTAAAGTTCAATACCGATCGAATTCATTTTTCGAACGATATAAATAAAGTGGTCAAAAATTCTGATATTTTGGTTTTTGCCACTCCTTCTCCTTTCTTAAAACAACATTTGAAAAGATTGAAAAGAAAACTGGATGATAAAATTGTTATTTCAGCAATCAAAGGTATTGTCCCCGAAGAAAATTTGATAATTTCAGATTATTTTCATCAATATTATAGCGTTCCCGATGAAAATATTGCTGTAATTGGAGGTCCTTGTCACGCAGAAGAAGTTGCCTTAGAACGCCTTTCCTACATTACAATAGCCTGTAAATCAAGAGATAAAGCACGTTTTATTGCGGAAAAATTAAGTAATGAATATATTCATACCGGAATAAGCGATGATGTTTTTGGTCTGGAATATACTTCGGTAATGAAAAATATTTACGCTATTGCTTCCGGAATTTGCCATGGGTTGAAATATGGCGATAATTTTCAAGCGGTACTTATTTCCAATGCAGCACAGGAAATGGAGCGCTTTTGCAATGCCGCAAGTCCTCATCACCGCGATATAAGTGAATCGGCATTTTTAGGCGACTTATTAGTTACGGCTTATTCCAAATTCAGTCGTAATCGTCTTTTCGGAACTATGATTGGAAAAGGTTATTCGGTTCGTACGGCGCAATTGGAAATGGAAATGATTGCCGAAGGTTATTATGCGGCTAAAACCATTCACGAACTCAACGAAAAATTTCAGGTAAATATGCCGATTGTGGACGCTGTGTATGAAATTTTATACAACAGAAGTTCTCCTGTTTTAGAAATAAAAAAATTGACGGAAAATTTGAAATAA
- the pgi gene encoding Glucose-6-phosphate isomerase translates to MEHIKLSIEKAYGFISAEKVAGYKSEANAANAALHNGTGKGNDFLGWLNLPSSIDDAHLKDIEDTAKILRDNCEVVVVIGIGGSYLGAKAVIDALSNSFDWLQTERKSPVVVYAGQNIGEDYLYELQQLLKNKKFGIISISKSGTTTEPALAFRLLKTQLENQQGKDAAKKLIVCITDKARGALRTLAVNEGLKTFVIEDNVGGRFSVLSPVGLLPIAVAGLDVREFVKGAATMEVFCGVETSFEENIACQYAAVRNELYKNGKKIEILVNYHPKLHFVSEWWKQLYGESEGKDHLGIFPASVDFTTDLHSMGQWIQDGERTIFETVISVKEPNHNVIFPTSEDNLDGLNFLAGKRVDEVNKMAELGTMIAHMDGGVPNLKIELPKLNEFYLGELLYFFEKACGISGYILGVNPFDQPGVEAYKKNMFALLEKPGYEAETKAIKARL, encoded by the coding sequence ATGGAACACATTAAATTATCTATTGAAAAAGCATACGGATTTATATCTGCAGAAAAAGTCGCGGGTTATAAATCAGAAGCAAATGCTGCAAATGCTGCTTTGCACAACGGCACCGGAAAAGGAAACGATTTTCTTGGCTGGTTAAACCTACCCTCTTCTATTGATGATGCACATTTGAAAGATATTGAAGATACTGCCAAAATTCTTCGTGACAACTGCGAAGTGGTAGTTGTAATTGGAATTGGAGGAAGTTATTTGGGAGCAAAAGCGGTAATTGACGCACTTTCAAACAGTTTTGACTGGCTGCAAACAGAACGAAAATCGCCGGTAGTGGTTTATGCTGGGCAAAACATTGGCGAAGATTATCTTTACGAACTTCAACAATTATTGAAAAATAAAAAATTCGGTATTATTTCAATCTCAAAATCGGGAACTACCACCGAACCTGCATTGGCTTTCCGTTTGTTGAAAACACAATTGGAAAATCAACAAGGAAAAGATGCAGCTAAAAAATTAATTGTTTGCATTACCGACAAAGCTCGCGGTGCGCTGCGTACGCTTGCTGTAAACGAAGGATTAAAAACATTTGTTATTGAAGATAATGTCGGCGGACGTTTCTCGGTTTTATCGCCTGTTGGTTTACTTCCAATAGCTGTAGCAGGTCTTGATGTCCGTGAATTTGTGAAAGGCGCAGCTACAATGGAGGTATTTTGCGGAGTAGAAACTTCTTTTGAAGAAAATATCGCTTGTCAGTATGCTGCAGTTCGTAACGAACTTTACAAAAACGGTAAAAAAATAGAAATTCTGGTAAATTATCATCCAAAATTACATTTCGTTTCAGAATGGTGGAAACAACTTTACGGAGAAAGCGAAGGAAAAGACCATTTAGGAATATTTCCCGCTTCGGTTGATTTTACTACCGATTTACATTCTATGGGACAGTGGATTCAAGATGGAGAACGTACCATTTTTGAAACAGTTATTTCTGTAAAAGAACCAAATCACAACGTAATTTTCCCAACATCAGAAGATAATTTGGACGGATTAAATTTCCTTGCCGGAAAACGTGTGGACGAAGTAAATAAAATGGCGGAACTTGGAACTATGATCGCTCACATGGATGGCGGCGTTCCCAACTTGAAAATTGAATTGCCAAAATTAAACGAATTTTATCTGGGAGAGTTGCTTTATTTCTTTGAAAAAGCGTGCGGTATCAGCGGATATATTCTTGGAGTAAATCCTTTTGATCAACCCGGCGTAGAAGCTTACAAGAAAAATATGTTTGCTTTACTCGAAAAACCCGGTTACGAAGCCGAAACAAAAGCGATTAAAGCGAGATTGTAG